The Anabas testudineus chromosome 5, fAnaTes1.2, whole genome shotgun sequence region CCTGGACATTCACACTAACACATTAAACCTGACGTTTACAATCAGATCCTCTTAATAATCCTTAAACAGCAGCATCCAGCTCCTCTTAGTAAACTGTGGTGTAGGTGAAGGACACTCACTGCGTTTGCAGGGAAAGCTCTAAGCATGACAGCGTTGAAGCCCTTATACAGCGAGGCTACACCCTCTTCTCTGATCAGCTCCCGCAGAACGTCCCGGAAACCATTGGGATATTTTCCTTCAGGAGCTGAGGGGGAGACACACAAAGCAACATGACCTACATGGACACTTACTGTTATTAATCTTGAAACTGTCTGGAAACTGAAAACGAAAGCGAACCTGTCTGGTAACGAGACTTGAGGACGTCGGGTGGAATAGCGACTGCCCAGTTAAAGATCCCGGCCATTCCTCCAGCAAACAGCACACTGGGAACACTGAGCTCGTTGgggctgcagagaaaagaagacaggTTTGACGGCTCGGGTCTGTTTTGTAACGGAGTGGTGTAAACACCGTTAGGTAAAACAAATATTCACCTCATTCCCGCTGGTGTGAGGAGGTTCTTCAGCCACTCGTACGACATGAAGTACATCCCACTCGCTGGAACATCTGAGtcacaaaacaaccaaacaaacaaaaattcttattatatttttatgtttatcaaacaaataaatagctAGGTAATGGCTAATATAAAATAaggcaaagagaaaaatgatgATGTCGTGGTGAAAAGAAAGTGCAAGTCGGACAATAGTATAGTAACATAAGTGgcaatgtaaaataaaaaaaacgttCATTGACTGATAATAAATTATGCTAATATTGGCAGGTAACCCTGCAGTAATTGGATTCtttgatcatttattaatgtcattggggaaattcttgtggacgGCTGTATTTTAGGTGACAAGGGTTCAggattcagtgttttgtcccGTAACATGTCGACAGTAATTGGGGCTCTTAGGTGACTGTTATTCTACGTCCtgactatttttaaaacatgacttCAGTGATGTGCAGGTGGCAGTAACACACGTGAAGTGCTACAATGAACAAACATGTGGAATTGAAAATACTTTGAACtttgcatatgtttttttgtttatgagGAATAAAATCCATTCTGCGCCTCTAGCCTGTTGGACATTGCAGAGACGCACTCTGTGTTCTGGGGGGCATTGCTGAATgtaaacagaaactgtgtttgtttacaggaaAACCCCACAGGGCAACTTTGGAAAAGGAGTTTCCACTAAATATTCTAATTAGCAGGTTTTGCTgttaggttttgttttctgctcagaTCCAGGATCTGTCAGCAAACAATCACCTCTCATGAGGGTCAGAGCGGTGCCTTTGTAGATTCCTCTGATCCCAGACTCTCTGTACAGCTGTTTGACACAGTCCATGGGTCCTGCATACTTTATTTCCCCACCTGCTGCCTGgatctgtaacacacacacacaatgtttacACTCACTGTACAGTCACTTTTCTCCCAGATAACAACGTCCTCAGCAATGAAAGCAGTAAAACATCTGACTGACGCCCCCGATGAAAACTCTATTTTGGCTTGTGGAGTCAGCAGCACAAGGGTCACTGATTACATCCAGTTTATCTGTATgtacacatgctcacacatacacaattaaCTCTGACCTGTAAGAGACATTTGATTCGCTCCCCAGGAGCCATGATGGCTGTGGTGAACACACCAGACAACATCCCTGCAGCAAACAGCTGCGGATACCTGCAGGAGACGAGTGAAAGATGCCGAAGCACATTTGAATTATCACCCACGCAGTGTCTGGAACTGTTAACTGAACAACACGAACACCTGCGACAAAGCAGTCACCTACGTGAGGATATCATCTGGAGTTTTCTGTTGTAGCTTCTTGCCGAGCCCGAAACCAAAGAAACAGACAGCAAACATGGGCGTGACTCCGATGATGGGGGCGGCCATGCCTTTATAGAGCCCCTTCAAACCCTGTCAGGgtggaaaacaaagaggaaacatgagGGACAAGAGAAAGTCAGGAACATTCATGAATATAGAAGTTATATTCATGACATGCACGTCCCCTCACCTCTTTGGCTAAGGTCTTTTTGAAACAATCAATGGTTCCGGCATACAGGAGGCTCTCCCCAGGTTTTGGTTTAGGCTGAGTTTGTAAACGCacctgagagaaaaacaagatggCAGAAGTACTTGACTAATCTGACCACAACACCTTTAGGCCAGACTCATCGTAATTATACAAATATTTAGAGAGTAAACGTTTGACTTGCTGACATAACAACTTAGTAAAATGATAATAAGTGTTATAATGGAAATGTATGCTgtcaaatgaatgcaaaaataGGCGTCGCAGCCAAGATTGATGCAGCACATCAGCTTTAAACTGTCTGGTATGTTTTGAGGAAATAACAGGAAATAAACATGTTATTACACACGTTATGATCATGAGCAGAATCTCATCAGCAAGCCAGAGATGAGAACcagcatgtaaacatttacCGTTTGACTTTGATTGTTTTCAAAGGGCAACATCATGGCTTCAGTATAGATACACATCACTCAGCAATAAGGTAACATTGGGCAATCTATGGACCTGTCACAGTAATAAAATCCTTACTTCAAGCCTACAGCAGTGATAATGTCTGACCAAGGTCCTGCATTCAGGTGAGAATCCACCTGAGCAGGAGGcctgaacagcagcagtgagtcatTTATGCAACACACTGACTGAGGGTCacatggctgcagcagcagctcctacTGTGAGTAAATAACATGTAACACTAAATACAGGAGTTGCTCATATCCACACGGCTGAATtagaccaggaccaggactttGTCCCATGCTCTGCTCTGCGCAATGTCACCGGTTGCTGGTTGCTGGTTGCTTGTTAATGCACCACATTACAAAGGCGAAGACACCCAGTGTGCACGGATTACTTTAATGGTGTCGAGTGGGTGTCCGGCGAAAACGAGGCAGACACCTCCAAACCCTCCAGCGAAGAAGTTCTTCAGCGGACTGATCGGCTGCGGTTGTTTGgacattttcactttctgctctggaagaaaaacaaaacagcggCGACTGAATAAAACCTTCACCGAGAAGAAACCGAGACACACCGAGAAACAAAAAGCCAAAGAGGACGTCTCACCTGGTCGACTGTGGCTCTGTGGGATGAGTTTGTGAactgctgtcactgctgccGAAGGACCTTTCACCCAATTATTGACCCGGACCGGTCTGATTGCAACACAGCGTGACTCTGGTCCGTCTCCGTTTGGTGTCCGGGTAGAAACAAATTGGCTTTCGAACGTGTTTATTTCCACGAAGCACAAAGACGTTTTAACAATGTCATTAcataaattacataaattacataaattaaaaattaattacatCCTCATGACACACATCTACACGCAAATCCCAAATACATATTGTTGTTGTAAAGGTTTCCTTATAGTTCCTCGCATTTATTatcaatatataataattacattataGACAAcgtgaggacattttaattgtttattaatGTACAATATTTCTTTAGAAGAGATACTGTACTTTTGCTTAGTATAATATTTTACTGCATTGACATCCATCATTTGTTTATACTTCACCTACCACTTGTGGGCGCCCAAAGTATGTACTATTGTTATtgagttattattatttcaaaattaaatatacaagTGCATATGTTAAAATGATGCAACCCAGTGCTCACTTTACCTCTTAAGAcccgagctctaatttgatatgcattttaaaattctttttgctatttgggcttattggaacccgataagtataaaaactaagcaacatcttttcacaaacattttcagaaaagacatcatatgcttacattttaacctaattataacactttttttttatcaacacataacacacatataacaacattttgcataaaaaaactagcaatgcccttttctttacacacctatttgtgaaaggctgtgtaacagttgcgaTCAGCTTGCATACACAAGAGCCCAAAATGTGTTGTACACGTATGTGTACGCCAGGTCCTAAGAGGTTAAACATATGCATAAAAAGGCAGGAATCTGTTTTGAATGAATATTTTCTATAATTGAAAGTACTAGATGTTCTTAGCACATAACTTGCTGTTTAACTTGTATATTCATATCTCACATTCATCAGTTGTGCAGCGTCCTGAATGTGGTAAACCACATGTTCTCACAACTCTGAATTAACACAATGACCCTCTCAACAACCAGTCAAATCACTTCTACTGTTAAAATAGAcctttattagttttattataacAGTTAGAGCAATTTAGCAGACAATGTTAATTATAGAAAGGAGATGATGtttatctttttctctctcacacacgcacacactgtaaacagacacacaaataatcaACGAACGACTACTTGAGCATGAACTAAAATCTGACATCACTTCCGGGCTGTGTCTACCACCTCAGAAAATGTTTCCAGACAGAATAATCACATCAGGGTCAAAACAGATATGTTTAGAAGAACATCACTCGCTACACCACGAGGAAGAAACAAGGTTTGCTGTGAAAGTATAAGaccacagtgaaataaaagaaatgccCTCTTCCTTGTTGCAGGGGCGTCAGATTATAACTGGAATCCAACAATACTAGTTATTGTCATATGTAatcatgtatttatgtatatatcAGCCATGACTCAGTATTTTACAGCAGGTTGTTACAAAGCCAGCACAGTTAGGTTGAATGTGAATGCAGCATATTGACAAAGACCCCACAGGGCAACAGTCAGTGACTTATTTCAGATGCTTGAGGAGCGTTGCATATTTAAGTACAGAGCGATCGTCTTTAAGTGAAAAGgagtaaagacatgaaagaaccAGACTGATAAAACCGCAGGCAGCGCCACAGGAGAGTCTTGATATGCAGCAGCAAGTTATTCAGCTAACAGCTTAGAAACACGAGTCTCACAATGACACTtcatttgtttcacttgtttttaaGTTGTAACTACGACGTATGAAAGACGAAGCCAGTTTTAGGAATACTGTAATCTAGGAAAACAATGCTCTCAGTAACACACGGTAGTTTGGTCCCACTATTAGGGAAACACACACCAAGGGTCAAAATATTCTCACAACAGTTCATATAATGGCACCGTTATGCATAATCACAAAACTTTCAAATGTGCCTAGAATCAATTCaaagatttatttaaagatatttattattaaattaaagtttagtCCTGCTTGTTACGTTGATTTAAAAATACTCTGGGTGCATACATTTAATGTATGATTCTAAGGTACTTATTGCTCAGAATCCACTGTGTGAAAAGAGCCGAAGTTTGACATTTACTCTATTTTGGCTATTTTTAATCTCCAGGTTTGACTATGTCTCACAGCTCTGTTGTGCGGTTGTCATATTTTTACCTTCttgaaacaaaccaaacaattcTTCTATTTCGAACTCAACTCACTGAAAAGTCAGTGAAAGACATCAAGACCTTTCTGAAATGAACCAGAAGCAGCCGTGGACTATGAGTCCAGCAAAACATTGGAAAAACTGGATTTTGTTTCTCAGTATGGGCTGGGTCAGAATACTAGGCATCCCATCAAATGTCAGCTCTTCTTTTTCAAGCTTTATTGTACCTCCCTGCAGTAGACAGGAGCAGACTACAGTGTGTGAGCACGATAATGATATGGTTAGTCCTGGTTATCACTGATCTGTGGGAACTCCTTGTAGATTTGTTGTACAATTAGCTTGTCCATCTGTCTCGCTGTAGCACTCCCTTCATCCTCTCCTGGATCTTCCTCCTCCCTGAGAATCCTCTGCAGTGCCCCCTGAAGGTCAGACAGGCGGTGCTGGTGCTCGAGGTAGTCCGTCGAGCGCATTATGGAGTGCATGAGGGAGAGATACTCCATCCGCAGCTTtgcagggagagacagagatggaaattACAATCAGACAAGTTAAGAAGCTGTTGATGTGGCAGAAACCGTGTCATTAAAGGCTGTGCAGCGCGTCAGTGTCTCACCTTGTCTCCAGGTGAAAGGTCAGATATTTGTCGGACGGCTATGTCAATCATCACCATCATGTCACTGTGGTAGAAGATGTCAGCCGTCTCTCTGCTGGCGAAAACATCCAGCAGAAACTTGAGCACCGAGTGTGGTGCAGGCGGGGTGTGTTTGAACATACACACAGGATCATCTGACGAAGAGAGGACGGATGATGAATGATTTTAGTGTTCTGAAGACagatgagaaaatgagaaaaaaaaaaaaaaaagtattttaccGCCTCTGTTTAGAAGCAGCAGAACTTTCTCTGACAGGATcttgacatttttcttcttcagttccTGCATAATCACATTGTCGCTCGGTGCTAgatgatacaaacacacagacacagacacacagcgcaaatgaatatttatagtcaaacaacaaaagctCCTCAAAGCTGTTTTGTAGCTCAGCTAAGCTGGGAACTAAACACAAGTGTAGAAATCTATGCTGTGTTAGTTTTCCTACTGTCCCATGACAGTGAACCAGCATGAGCAACATGAGCAACACCTGAAAAAAACGGTAATGAAATGCAGCCAGCATTAACATTATTATACTGTAGCATAACATTGTTATATTGCTGGTTATAATGCTTTTTCCTGCTATGACAAGTCAAAACGCCTGCAGTGAAAAGGATGTTCTCACTTGTGTGGTGCAGGTTGAAGGCCAGTAGCAGGTTGAGGAAGGTGTCAGGCAGCTGCTCTGTGGGATCAGAGGGAAGCCCGTCCTCCACCACACCCAGCAGAAACTGAACAAAGTCAGCATTCAAGTGTTCTGAAAGAAGGGAGAGTCCAGATTATGTCTTCCTTTTGACTCACACTACCCTTTTAATCTCAAGAAGATTTGTTTGGCTTTTGAAAACCTTCCTTAATCcatcagattaaataaaaatgccatgaagcaaactgtttttactgttgtggaGGGATCAGCTGTATTCACCAACAACACTTTGGTTTTAGGTGCATAATGTTAATGCAGAGGTTCAATGTGCACATGTTATATGCAACTGAAAATGAGTTATAATGCAGCAACTTTGTGTAGTAGAGTTGTCTTACCATAGTGACGATATGGCACCTGTTCGCCCATTGAGAAGATCATAGTAAGTACCAAAGCTGTGTAACACATTTTCTGATGTtctgagaaaaacagacaaaaaaacaataaatcagatCTAGTGTGGATAATTGTGGACAGTACTTCAGATGATGAAAGGTGCATATTTCCACCTTGTATGTCAGTCTGAAGGTCTCTGGCCAACTCCATGGGGAGAATAGAGTTTAGCAGGGTGGAGATGAGAGCAGCGTCCAGGCTGCACATCGCCCCAAACacttttagcagcagcagccgcaaTGACACGCGATGCTCCTGTGTGGTAACATGTCGCAAACAATGAGCCAAAACCGACCACATGTACACTGAACATCATCAACATGCACACTGACACTATAATTACACAAAACCCCCCTTCAGATGACCTGGTTCACTCACATAACTACACTAATAAAGAAGAATAACCTTTTAATAACCACAAGAGGAAACTGGatacattatatttacagaaacacactaACTCactgttgagtgttttttgtttttaaataaaaatatttttctatttctttctattttcttaCCATCTGATAATATGAAACCAGAGAGAACACATTTTCATAGTCGTTGGCCTTGCACATCCTCTTACACACCTCTGGATCTGCAtcagtctaaaaaaaaaaacagcagtaacaTTATAACATCATAATAAAATCTACAGGATTAACTCAGCCTGTTACCAACTCATCTGAACACCCCAACTCTAATCTGAGTTTCAGTCTGGACGAATTGACAACTAGGAATATCTGGCACCTTCGAGGGTCTGAGACTTTGTAGAGTTGTCTGAGCCACTCTGATCCTATCAAACATGTCTGGTAGTTAGAACATGACATCTGGACGAGCCCTGCGCTCAGATTACAGATTCATcccaaaacaaaacttttcatCAAATCACAAGAGCACAACACAAGAGTATCCactggaaaacatgaaaaatgatgtgatgtCTCTATTTTTCCAATAGCAATAATATCATAGAATATTTTACGGCTTGTCACATAGTGTGAGAATATTTATGGCTGAAAAAACTGTATGTGAACTTTACATGACACGCATCAGATTTGTTTTGCACACCTCCTTACACTTCACCGATCAGAAAACAGACATTATGTGCTGCAGAGACCATCATACCAGTATCTTCAGGAGCTCCTCAAGGTAACAGGAAATAAGAGCGTGGTCTTCATGAAGCGCCCAGCTGCGCTGCTGCGAGTCGTCCCGGTGGCGGGCGAGGTCGCTGAAGATCACCTCCAGCCGCTGTTCGTCATGACAAACCTGGCCCTGTGGCAGCGCTGCGCTCAAGTCCTGCAGAGGCACAAAACATCTAGATAAACCAGCTGAGGAACTTTATCTGTGCAGCGCTGTGCAAAGTAACTAcctaaatgtgtttatttatggaATCAAGTTTATttcatatattacatatattatattttccacATATTTCAGACATTTAGGATGATGTGTGAGTAGAGTGCAGCGATGGAGCgacagaagaaaagaatatGTTGCTCTTTACCTGCTAAATGCTTCATTATTTTTTCAAACGAGCTTGTGGCTAAATTTCTATTTCTGCTGTGCGGTGCTGAGCAGGCGGTGTAGAGGTTTACCGGAGTGCATAAGCATATAAGCGATAAGCTAATGGTGTAACTCTAGTTAATGCTATGTTAACATATTCGAGAGTTTCAtatctaaaaacacacagacaaggtCTGTGTTAGACCACAGGGTGTTTTTTATACTCAAATCAACACAAATGAGATGAGCGGGATCTGAGTGTGCACATCTGTGTAAATAGAGGATGTAGGTAAAAGCTTTCTCCAGATACTGTTCAGTGTTGCATTACACACGCTGCCCTTTAGCAGCCGTCATAAAccaagaggaagaaacagacaTGTCTGCCAGGAATAGATCAGCAGATCTTTCATGCTCGATTTGATGCTGCAAAGCTTAAATTCAAAAGCaggaaatgtatgtgtgtgtgatatgtgtATACGGTCTACAGGTTTCACTCTGACAAATGTCACCTAAATGCAGACTGAGCTGTAATTTGAAACAACACCAGTATTTTCCTTTAAGCTGACTCCAGCAAGAAATGCACATGatgtaataaaaagaaaatctgaccTTGCTCTCCACCAACGAGACAAGAACTTGCTCCAAGGTGGAGGAGATCAGAGGTAAAGCGGCCTCCAGGTGGCCGACCACCACACCAACAGCAACCCGCGACAGCTCATAACTCAAGTCGGTGTTCTTTCGTACCAGCTCGATCAGCTCAGCCCCAATAGTCACGGGAACTTGCTCAGGGGTAGTGGGGCTGCCAGGGGGGCTTTCTGCTACTGAAGGGGGGGCAACAGGCCAATCActttcctgctgctcctccacagcAGGCTGTGAATGAGGGGTGGGCTCTGGAGGCAGTGGAGCAGGGCTTTTCTTTGCAGGAGCTGGCTGAGGAGGAGAGTCAGAGGGCAGCACTTCTGGAGGCGGAGCAGGGGGCTTCACACGGGATGGCACGGGAGGAGGGGGAGTGCTGGCAACACTTGGCAAACTGACTTCAGAGGAGCCCAGAGAGTGGGAGGAGCCAGACTCTAAAGAAGTGGTgctgatagagagagagggagcaggagaggagggaagagaggacACTCTGGACGGGACCTCCGGCTCTGCTGAGAGAGAGGGTAGAGCTCCAGTTACAGAGAGTTGAGGGACTAAGAATAGAGTGTTTGTGaagatgaagctgcagcaggtagCTTCAgctaaaagcagcagcaaaacacactgtactgtatatatatatatatatatatatgtactgtgtATACCACTGTATATAGgtctatatatatctataggTCATGGGAGAATGAACTGCATGTGCTGTTCACTAACCTGGACGCCGGCTGAGTCTCTGTTTCTCAGGGGGAGGAGGGGTGATCGGAGCTGCACGTCGAGGCTGAGGAGGCACCTGCACAAGTAAAAGCAGACAAAGCCGAGTTACAACCTGAATAAAGCAGACAGCTGTGCATAGCCCCCAGAACAACAGGGGTCGAGGTCACCGTTGTGACGACTGACACATTGCAAATCAGTTACAGATTTTCCATTATTCTGCATATTATTTATGCAGAACATTTTTCCCTGAGTCTGTGTACACCAACGCCCTAATCTGtccataaaaacaaatattgaatattcagttttcagtgagaaaagcagcaaattctctcactggaggagctgaaccagagaaaaaaaaatgtcctgGAACGTCTGCAGTCCTCAGACAGTGGGTGGTAGGTTATGATTTGATAATTTGATGATtgatttgcaaatatttttttaaagggggAAGTAGTCGGTATGTGTATTTTATCATTAGTATGTTTATTGTCAAAACAAGCAGTAAACCGCCAGCTACAGCAGCCTGACTGCGTAGGACATGCATCCCACTGATTCGAGTCAGTTATAACACCTCAACACAAAAAGCTGTGACTGAAATGTGGAGCAACAGAGCAGAGGatttaaaacagacacatggaCTTAAACTAACAGCAAATGGTTAAATCTGCTCTGTGCTTCATGAACAGTCACCTGGTAAAAGCCCTGGTCTCCTTGCATGTTGTCCATGCTTCCTGACAGTGGCATGCTGCCCTGTCGTCCATACTCTCGGTTAAGGCCGTTGGGCGGCGGAGGAGTTTGACTGAGGGATATTTCACTGTTGGAAGATGGGAGGCCTTGTTTATgaccagaggaggaggaggaactcCGCCGTGCAAGGGTCTCCTTTCTGTGATGGATCAACTTCCTATGACAGAGCAGAATAATGATTGTTATGTGCAAACTAATCGAGACAATATCCTCGAATCTGACATTTAGCTTTCACGTTGTCGACTCACTGTAGAACGTCTCGCTGCTCCAGATTGTATTTGCCTCCATTTTTTAAGGCAACATTGTGGATGCCTTCGATTGCTCTGTCAATAGACTGCAAAACTTCATCCTGCTCTGGAGCCTGTGGCAGACAGAAAGGGAAAATATGCAGAGTGGAGTTgaacatattaaatattcattaaCATGGCAGCATGCATGagtattaaactttaaacaaaacagaacataagCGTGGCTGAGGGACACGTGTGGCTCCGGGCAGAACCAAACTAGGGCAGTTATCtaatgaaaacagcattttgacCAACGTTAAACCTTTCCAGACGTCAACTCTGTGCCA contains the following coding sequences:
- the slc25a20 gene encoding mitochondrial carnitine/acylcarnitine carrier protein translates to MSKQPQPISPLKNFFAGGFGGVCLVFAGHPLDTIKVRLQTQPKPKPGESLLYAGTIDCFKKTLAKEGLKGLYKGMAAPIIGVTPMFAVCFFGFGLGKKLQQKTPDDILTYPQLFAAGMLSGVFTTAIMAPGERIKCLLQIQAAGGEIKYAGPMDCVKQLYRESGIRGIYKGTALTLMRDVPASGMYFMSYEWLKNLLTPAGMSPNELSVPSVLFAGGMAGIFNWAVAIPPDVLKSRYQTAPEGKYPNGFRDVLRELIREEGVASLYKGFNAVMLRAFPANAACFLGFELAMKFLNWVAPNL
- the LOC113154232 gene encoding NCK-interacting protein with SH3 domain isoform X1, yielding MYRSLYAFRSAEPNSLHFTAGESFLILERSNKHWWLGSRCSSGETGFIPASYIEKIQAPEQDEVLQSIDRAIEGIHNVALKNGGKYNLEQRDVLQKLIHHRKETLARRSSSSSSGHKQGLPSSNSEISLSQTPPPPNGLNREYGRQGSMPLSGSMDNMQGDQGFYQVPPQPRRAAPITPPPPEKQRLSRRPAEPEVPSRVSSLPSSPAPSLSISTTSLESGSSHSLGSSEVSLPSVASTPPPPVPSRVKPPAPPPEVLPSDSPPQPAPAKKSPAPLPPEPTPHSQPAVEEQQESDWPVAPPSVAESPPGSPTTPEQVPVTIGAELIELVRKNTDLSYELSRVAVGVVVGHLEAALPLISSTLEQVLVSLVESKDLSAALPQGQVCHDEQRLEVIFSDLARHRDDSQQRSWALHEDHALISCYLEELLKILTDADPEVCKRMCKANDYENVFSLVSYYQMEHRVSLRLLLLKVFGAMCSLDAALISTLLNSILPMELARDLQTDIQEHQKMCYTALVLTMIFSMGEQVPYRHYEHLNADFVQFLLGVVEDGLPSDPTEQLPDTFLNLLLAFNLHHTTPSDNVIMQELKKKNVKILSEKVLLLLNRGDDPVCMFKHTPPAPHSVLKFLLDVFASRETADIFYHSDMMVMIDIAVRQISDLSPGDKLRMEYLSLMHSIMRSTDYLEHQHRLSDLQGALQRILREEEDPGEDEGSATARQMDKLIVQQIYKEFPQISDNQD
- the LOC113154232 gene encoding NCK-interacting protein with SH3 domain isoform X2; translation: MYRSLYAFRSAEPNSLHFTAGESFLILERSNKHWWLGSRCSSGETGFIPASYIEKIQAPEQDEVLQSIDRAIEGIHNVALKNGGKYNLEQRDVLQKLIHHRKETLARRSSSSSSGHKQGLPSSNSEISLSQTPPPPNGLNREYGRQGSMPLSGSMDNMQGDQGFYQVPPQPRRAAPITPPPPEKQRLSRRPEPEVPSRVSSLPSSPAPSLSISTTSLESGSSHSLGSSEVSLPSVASTPPPPVPSRVKPPAPPPEVLPSDSPPQPAPAKKSPAPLPPEPTPHSQPAVEEQQESDWPVAPPSVAESPPGSPTTPEQVPVTIGAELIELVRKNTDLSYELSRVAVGVVVGHLEAALPLISSTLEQVLVSLVESKDLSAALPQGQVCHDEQRLEVIFSDLARHRDDSQQRSWALHEDHALISCYLEELLKILTDADPEVCKRMCKANDYENVFSLVSYYQMEHRVSLRLLLLKVFGAMCSLDAALISTLLNSILPMELARDLQTDIQEHQKMCYTALVLTMIFSMGEQVPYRHYEHLNADFVQFLLGVVEDGLPSDPTEQLPDTFLNLLLAFNLHHTTPSDNVIMQELKKKNVKILSEKVLLLLNRGDDPVCMFKHTPPAPHSVLKFLLDVFASRETADIFYHSDMMVMIDIAVRQISDLSPGDKLRMEYLSLMHSIMRSTDYLEHQHRLSDLQGALQRILREEEDPGEDEGSATARQMDKLIVQQIYKEFPQISDNQD